CTTCAGAAGAAGACCTCTTTTAGTTCCTTTGATTATCTCCTGTGGGGTGTTTTTACCCGGTTCGAGGTAAACATTATGAGTACCTATACCCGGCAGACTGCTGAAGCCTCCGCGTGATGCATTACCGGTACTCTGAACTCCCGCTCTTTTTGCAGCTTTTGTGTTGTAAATAAAGCCTTTCAGTGTTCCGTTCTGAACAAGTACATTTTTCATTGTTGGCACTCCTTCGCCATCGAATGGAGCACTTCCGAGACTCCTGTTTCTGGTTCCGTCATCAATAATGGTCAGCAGTGCAGATGCAAATTGCTTATTCAGCTGATCTTTCAGAAAACTTGCTCCCTGCAGGACTCTTTCCCCGTTTACCGCGGTTAGTATACCTCCAAGAAGTGAGCGGGCAACATCGGGATCAAAAATTACAGAAGCTCTCTGAGTCTTGATCATAACCGGATCGAGCATTTCCCATGCTTTCTGCGATGCCAAAGATGCAATCTCCTCAAGTGTTACCAAATCTGAAAAGAATACTCTGGAACAATATTCGCCTCCAGTGTTTTTTTGTTCTCCCTTTTCAGCAACAACATTTACTCCCAGAGAACAACCAGAAGACTTATAGCTCTTAAGCAGACCATTTGAGTTTGCAATAAATATCTCAGATTCACCTTCTCCATAACCGGCACCTGAACTTTTTGTTATCCTGGGGTCCTTCATTGCAAGCTTTTCAAGTTCCAGAGCCATGTCGATCTTCTTTTCCATTGGAATTCCTGCAATGCTCTGATCGAACAAATCATTAACGCTAGTGAGGCCTTTATCGGATGTAAGAACATTATTTTCATCAGGAGATGATAGTTTTGCAAAAGCAATAGCCCTCGAGATAGTGCTTTCAAGGGAACTGTCGCTGAAGTCATTACAGTGACTGAATCCCATTTTTCCATCAACAAACACACGGAATCCTGCCCCCTGTGAGGCAGCCTCCTCAATTGTTTCGATTTCAGATTTAAGAATATTAACTGAAAGATTTCTTGTTGATTCAAGAAAAACTTCTGCCGACCCGGCACCCAGACTGATACTTTTTTTAACCAGTTTTTCTGCTAATTCTATATAGTTCATAATCTTACCTGTTGAATTTAAACCTATGCTTTACTTCCACCGACATTTATACCTCTTATCCTGACAGTTGGCTGTCCGGCCGATACCTCTGCGGCCTGACCTTTTCCGCAAATAC
The nucleotide sequence above comes from Bacteroidales bacterium. Encoded proteins:
- a CDS encoding TldD/PmbA family protein is translated as MNYIELAEKLVKKSISLGAGSAEVFLESTRNLSVNILKSEIETIEEAASQGAGFRVFVDGKMGFSHCNDFSDSSLESTISRAIAFAKLSSPDENNVLTSDKGLTSVNDLFDQSIAGIPMEKKIDMALELEKLAMKDPRITKSSGAGYGEGESEIFIANSNGLLKSYKSSGCSLGVNVVAEKGEQKNTGGEYCSRVFFSDLVTLEEIASLASQKAWEMLDPVMIKTQRASVIFDPDVARSLLGGILTAVNGERVLQGASFLKDQLNKQFASALLTIIDDGTRNRSLGSAPFDGEGVPTMKNVLVQNGTLKGFIYNTKAAKRAGVQSTGNASRGGFSSLPGIGTHNVYLEPGKNTPQEIIKGTKRGLLLKEVTGYGIDAVSGNFSGGASGFWIENGEIAYPVKGVTVAGRAFDILAAIDMMGNDIDMNRSFASPTFRVAEMQIGGK